ATCCTCGTTTATTATCTCCCTCAGACCCATTTTAACCTCTTCAAGATCAGCGGAGCTGAGCTCCCCCTCGAAAAGGGAGTTCTGAACCCAATTCAAATAGCGCCTCAAAAACTTCTTGACCCTGTTCACCCTCTCAACGTTCACGTCGTAGGCAACTATGACGTACACAATCACCACCACATAACGAACGGTGAGTATTTCTCAACGGCCGTAAAGTGCTTGACAAGCTTGTAGCATTCGAGCCTTATAAGGCGCTGGTAAGACACTTTCCTGTTTAGCTTTCTGTGCTTGACGGTCTTCTCAAGCCTCTCGTTGAAGTGCCTGACGAACTTCTTTTTCCCCTCCTCGCTGAGCAAAATCCCGCCGAGCCTGCTGTCGAAGTCTGATTCAGTAACAATCCCGTTGTTCACCAAGTAGAAAATCAGCCTGTCAACAATTACGGGCTTGAAAAGCTCGGCAATGTCGAGGGCGAGACTGAATCTTCTCTCAGACGGCTCGTGGAGGTAGCTTATTGCCGGATTTAGCTGGGTGTGGTAAATTTCAGAAAGAACGGCCGAGTAAAGCAGGGAATTTCCAAAGCTGATCATCGCATTCACTTCATTTTCAGGAGGCATTCTGCTCCTCTTCCCGAACTCAAAATTTTTGAGTATTTCATCGAATTTAGTGTAGTAGGCGTTTCTCGCAGCAGCCTCTGCCCCCATAAGCTCAACAATGCTTTTAGCAGAGCTCAGATGCTGCAGAGATGCGATGACGTCTGAGTCATCCTGCTCCGCCTTCTTCAGAACCCTTGCCATATTGAGAATAGCTCCCTCCACAAAAGCTCTGGCAAGGTGCAGCCTCTTCTCGCTGTCAAGGTGATGCTCAGCCTGCCTCAAAACAACCTCACCCGAAACGAGGCTCTCCCTCGGATAGAATGAGCCGATATAGTAGCCGTAACGGTTGAAGAAGTGGATGCAAACTCCTTCCTTTGCAAGAAGGCTTATTGCTTTGGAAGTTATGCTCAAAGAGCCAAGAGCGTAGATTGCGTAGATTGAGTTGATAGGAATTGGCCTTTTGCCATCCTCATTCTCAAAGTAAATGGTGTTCTCGTGCCTTCTCAGCTTCCCATCAGACACGAGGTAGTAATTTTTCTTTCTCATGGCCCGATCACGAAAAGCACAGCTCGTAGTAGGCGCACTTCGTGCAGTAGCTCTTCTTCTCAGGCTTTGGCATTGATGAGCTCTTGATTGCCTTAATCTCTTCAAGAATGCTTTTCAACTTCACCAGTAAATTCTCGTCCAGCTCCACACTTACATTTTTCCTGCTCTTCGGATAGCTTATCCTCCCCCTCGCCCTAACACCGTGCTTTGAGAGGTAGTAAAGGTAGTAGGCAAGCTGATAATAGTCGGCCTTCTCCATCCTGTCTGACTTCTTGACCTCAACAACCTCCAGCTCCTCCCCCCGCCTCACGATGTCCAGAGCCACCCTGCCAATCCGAACCTCCTTGTCGTCTCTGCTGAAATGCTGCCTGTGAACAAGCTTTCCCAGCTTAACAGAGTCGCTCTCATGCTCCATGGCAATGTTGCGGGAGAAAAGCCACAGCTTT
The nucleotide sequence above comes from Archaeoglobus fulgidus DSM 4304. Encoded proteins:
- the cas2 gene encoding CRISPR-associated endonuclease Cas2 produces the protein MYVIVAYDVNVERVNRVKKFLRRYLNWVQNSLFEGELSSADLEEVKMGLREIINEDEDMVVIYRFRSADAFKREVMGIEKGLGGEEVI
- the cas1b gene encoding type I-B CRISPR-associated endonuclease Cas1b, which gives rise to MRKKNYYLVSDGKLRRHENTIYFENEDGKRPIPINSIYAIYALGSLSITSKAISLLAKEGVCIHFFNRYGYYIGSFYPRESLVSGEVVLRQAEHHLDSEKRLHLARAFVEGAILNMARVLKKAEQDDSDVIASLQHLSSAKSIVELMGAEAAARNAYYTKFDEILKNFEFGKRSRMPPENEVNAMISFGNSLLYSAVLSEIYHTQLNPAISYLHEPSERRFSLALDIAELFKPVIVDRLIFYLVNNGIVTESDFDSRLGGILLSEEGKKKFVRHFNERLEKTVKHRKLNRKVSYQRLIRLECYKLVKHFTAVEKYSPFVMWW
- the cas4 gene encoding CRISPR-associated protein Cas4, with product MVVEGELFVRGTEVSYYFVCKTKLWLFSRNIAMEHESDSVKLGKLVHRQHFSRDDKEVRIGRVALDIVRRGEELEVVEVKKSDRMEKADYYQLAYYLYYLSKHGVRARGRISYPKSRKNVSVELDENLLVKLKSILEEIKAIKSSSMPKPEKKSYCTKCAYYELCFS